A DNA window from Limimonas halophila contains the following coding sequences:
- a CDS encoding cell division protein FtsQ/DivIB, which produces MRRLIRPASSRRPAERAARRRTVLRGVIAVAALAVLAAGTWAVRAGLPGMVLERARAGVLAATADAGLAVASVTVTGRQRTEDPAILDALGVDQGTPMLAIDPATARTRLRNLPWVARARVERRFPGKLLVRLHEREPMAVHTRGEAARLIDWRGKPIRGVDPAGFPELLRVTGAGAPAHARDLLRALQAQPVLAERVARARWVAGRRWEVRLHNGVRVALPADGAADAWTRLARLEREKRVLQRDIKRIDLRPAQRIVLERGTPGDASGERRRNG; this is translated from the coding sequence ATGCGCCGCCTGATCCGCCCCGCGTCCAGCCGCCGCCCGGCCGAGCGCGCCGCGCGCCGACGCACGGTGCTGCGCGGCGTGATCGCGGTCGCGGCGCTGGCCGTGCTCGCGGCCGGAACCTGGGCGGTGCGCGCGGGCCTGCCGGGCATGGTGCTGGAGCGCGCGCGGGCCGGCGTGCTGGCGGCAACGGCGGACGCGGGACTGGCGGTCGCGTCGGTCACGGTGACGGGGCGCCAGCGCACCGAGGATCCGGCGATCCTGGACGCGCTCGGCGTCGACCAGGGCACACCCATGCTGGCGATCGACCCGGCCACGGCGCGCACGCGGCTGCGGAACCTGCCGTGGGTGGCGCGGGCGCGCGTGGAGCGCCGCTTCCCCGGCAAGCTCCTGGTGCGCCTGCACGAGCGCGAGCCCATGGCGGTGCACACCCGCGGCGAGGCCGCACGGCTGATCGACTGGCGCGGCAAGCCCATCCGGGGCGTCGACCCGGCCGGCTTCCCCGAGTTGCTGCGCGTGACCGGCGCGGGGGCGCCAGCCCACGCGCGCGATCTGCTGCGCGCGCTCCAGGCGCAACCGGTCCTGGCGGAGCGCGTGGCGCGCGCCCGCTGGGTCGCGGGCCGGCGCTGGGAGGTGCGCCTGCACAACGGCGTGCGCGTGGCGCTGCCGGCGGACGGCGCGGCGGACGCCTGGACGCGGCTGGCGCGGCTGGAACGCGAGAAGCGGGTGCTGCAACGGGACATCAAGCGGATCGACCTGCGCCCCGCGCAGCGCATCGTGCTGGAGCGCGGGACGCCCGGGGACGCATCCGGCGAACGGCGACGGAACGGCTGA
- the ftsA gene encoding cell division protein FtsA → MRGVLAGSKADVIAALDVGTSKVCCAIAQPDGAGGANLLGIAETASRGIRAGNVVDMSAAEMAVRSAVDGAERMAGVTLDRVVVSLSGGTPQSTPVAVEVPVTGRTVTDADLRRAASSHSIGDRLTPEHEAGREIVQTIATGYAIDGCRGIRDPRGMHGTELGMTMHVVTAASGPLRNLRQCVERCHLDVEAVVVAPYAAGLGTLVDDEAELGATVIDMGGGTTSISVFSEGEAVFADVIPLGGQHVTNDIARGLATSRANAERMKTLYGDATTGARDTREILEVPQVGEEHDGAAQRIPRSLLTGIIQPRLEETFELVRERLESHGVDRVAGRRAVITGGASQMPGTRDLAAMVLGKQVRVGGPVDVAGLASTTNGPGYAVSAGMLSYALAADTAGLPRGDLRAPGGVLGRLGTWLREHL, encoded by the coding sequence ATGAGGGGCGTGCTTGCAGGCAGCAAAGCGGACGTGATCGCCGCGCTCGACGTCGGCACGAGCAAGGTGTGCTGCGCCATCGCCCAGCCGGACGGCGCGGGCGGCGCCAATCTGCTCGGCATCGCCGAGACCGCCAGCCGGGGCATCCGGGCGGGCAACGTGGTGGACATGAGTGCCGCCGAGATGGCCGTGCGCAGCGCCGTCGACGGCGCCGAGCGCATGGCCGGCGTCACCCTGGACCGCGTGGTGGTCAGCCTCTCCGGCGGCACGCCGCAGTCCACGCCGGTCGCGGTGGAGGTGCCGGTGACGGGCCGCACGGTGACCGACGCTGACCTGCGCCGCGCGGCGAGCAGCCATTCCATCGGCGACCGCCTCACCCCGGAGCACGAGGCGGGGCGCGAGATCGTCCAGACCATCGCCACCGGCTACGCCATCGACGGCTGCCGCGGCATCCGCGATCCGCGCGGCATGCACGGCACCGAGCTGGGCATGACGATGCACGTCGTCACCGCCGCCTCGGGGCCGCTGCGCAACCTGCGCCAGTGCGTGGAACGCTGCCACCTGGACGTCGAGGCGGTCGTGGTCGCGCCCTACGCCGCCGGGCTGGGCACGCTCGTCGACGACGAGGCGGAGCTGGGCGCGACCGTGATCGACATGGGCGGCGGCACGACCTCGATCTCGGTGTTCAGCGAGGGCGAGGCCGTCTTTGCCGACGTCATCCCGCTGGGCGGGCAGCACGTCACCAACGACATCGCGCGCGGCCTGGCGACCTCGCGCGCCAATGCCGAGCGCATGAAGACGCTCTACGGGGACGCGACCACGGGCGCGCGCGACACGCGCGAGATCCTGGAAGTCCCCCAGGTGGGCGAGGAACACGACGGCGCGGCGCAGCGCATCCCGCGCTCGCTGCTAACCGGCATCATCCAGCCGCGCCTGGAGGAAACCTTCGAGCTGGTGCGCGAGCGCCTGGAGAGCCACGGCGTCGACCGCGTCGCCGGCAGGCGCGCCGTGATCACGGGCGGCGCCAGCCAGATGCCCGGCACGCGCGACCTCGCGGCCATGGTGCTGGGAAAGCAGGTGCGCGTGGGCGGCCCGGTGGACGTGGCCGGGCTCGCCAGCACGACGAACGGGCCCGGCTACGCCGTGAGCGCCGGGATGCTGAGCTACGCGCTGGCCGCCGACACCGCCGGCCTGCCGCGCGGTGACTTGCGGGCCCCGGGCGGCGTCCTGGGCCGGCTGGGCACGTGGCTGCGCGAACATCTTTGA
- a CDS encoding D-alanine--D-alanine ligase, protein MTEVAVLYGGASAEREVSLKSGEACAAALYERGYSVRLIDVKRDVGVLVKELTPPPDIVFNALHGRYGEDGTVQGVLELMGLTYTHSGVLASALAMDKAMAKRVFARAGLPVVEGTAISREALIAEEPLPRPYVIKPVAEGSSVGVQIVQDGDPPVPAADADWPYGDTVIAERFVPGRELTVSVMGERALGVTELRPKDGFYDYRNKYTGGATEHLLPAPVPQSVHDDALTLAARAHEVLGCRGVTRADFRYDDTRGEPGELYLLEVNTQPGMTELSLVPEQAEHLGISFGDLVEWIVEDAACAA, encoded by the coding sequence ATGACGGAGGTGGCGGTCCTCTACGGCGGCGCCTCGGCGGAGCGCGAGGTCTCGCTCAAGTCCGGCGAGGCGTGCGCGGCGGCGCTCTACGAGCGCGGCTACAGCGTGCGCCTGATCGACGTGAAGCGCGACGTGGGCGTGCTGGTGAAGGAGCTGACGCCGCCGCCGGACATCGTCTTCAACGCCCTGCACGGCCGCTACGGCGAGGACGGCACCGTCCAGGGCGTGCTGGAGCTGATGGGGCTGACCTACACCCACTCGGGCGTGCTCGCCTCGGCGCTGGCGATGGACAAGGCGATGGCCAAGCGCGTCTTCGCCCGCGCCGGCCTGCCCGTCGTCGAGGGCACGGCCATCAGCCGCGAGGCCCTGATCGCGGAGGAGCCGCTGCCCCGGCCCTACGTCATCAAGCCGGTCGCCGAAGGTTCCTCGGTGGGCGTGCAGATCGTGCAGGACGGCGACCCGCCCGTGCCGGCGGCGGACGCGGACTGGCCCTACGGCGACACCGTGATCGCCGAGCGCTTCGTGCCGGGGCGCGAGCTGACGGTCTCCGTCATGGGCGAGCGCGCGCTGGGCGTCACCGAGCTGCGGCCCAAGGACGGCTTCTACGACTACCGCAACAAGTACACCGGCGGCGCCACGGAGCACCTGCTGCCCGCGCCCGTGCCGCAAAGCGTCCACGACGATGCGCTGACGCTGGCCGCCCGCGCGCACGAGGTTCTGGGCTGCCGCGGCGTGACGCGCGCCGACTTCCGCTACGACGACACCCGCGGCGAGCCCGGCGAACTCTACCTGCTGGAGGTCAACACCCAGCCCGGCATGACCGAGCTGTCGCTGGTGCCCGAGCAGGCCGAGCACCTGGGCATCTCCTTCGGCGACCTCGTCGAATGGATCGTGGAGGACGCCGCATGCGCCGCCTGA
- the ftsZ gene encoding cell division protein FtsZ, translating into MTLNLHAPETEEQLKPRITVMGVGGAGGNAVNNMITENLEGVDFIVTNTDAQALTQSECGNRLQLGRNLTRGLGGGSRPDVGRAAAEEAIDEIADATADCDMLFIAAGMGGATGTGAAPVIARTAREKGILTVAVVTKPFQFEGVHRARIAEQGLTELEKEVDTLIIIPNQNLFRLANEKTTFADAFKMADEVLYSGVRGVTDLVVKPGLINLDFADIRSVMTEMGKAMMGTGEAGGENRAISAAEAAISNPLLDDVSMRGARGVLINITGGDDLTLFEVDEAANRIRDEVDPDANIIFGSTFDPSVEGTMRISVVATGINQDEDEQGNEVTVDVASGQRRGGGQPAGGGEPRERAQAQPQPRTEPRTEPRREAVQPEPAQREPEPEPVQAREPRTPVEAEDREEAFIAPAPQEPRAGTRDEGPGVAGGRRRDPFQAAAPAGETPAPESGEREHERVGRGRAGNLFDRLTGAARMFGDRDKNRDPRPEQPTRARVAEPTLGGARQGGEADAADARAPRRSEAATDQRSSEEDQLDIPAFLRRQAN; encoded by the coding sequence ATGACCCTGAACCTGCACGCGCCGGAGACCGAGGAGCAGCTCAAGCCGCGCATCACCGTCATGGGTGTGGGCGGCGCCGGCGGCAACGCCGTCAACAACATGATCACCGAGAACCTCGAGGGCGTGGACTTCATCGTCACCAACACCGACGCCCAGGCCCTGACGCAGTCCGAGTGCGGCAACCGCCTGCAGCTCGGGCGCAACCTGACGCGCGGGCTGGGCGGCGGCTCGCGCCCCGACGTCGGGCGCGCGGCGGCCGAGGAGGCGATCGACGAGATCGCCGACGCCACGGCCGACTGCGACATGCTCTTCATCGCCGCCGGCATGGGCGGCGCGACCGGCACGGGCGCGGCCCCGGTGATCGCGCGCACCGCCCGCGAGAAGGGCATCCTGACCGTCGCCGTGGTGACCAAGCCCTTCCAGTTCGAGGGCGTTCACCGCGCCCGCATCGCCGAGCAGGGCCTCACCGAGCTGGAGAAGGAGGTCGACACCCTCATCATCATCCCGAACCAGAACCTCTTCCGCCTGGCGAACGAGAAGACGACCTTCGCCGACGCCTTCAAGATGGCGGACGAGGTGCTCTACTCGGGCGTGCGCGGGGTGACCGACCTCGTCGTCAAGCCGGGCCTCATCAACCTGGACTTCGCCGACATCCGCTCGGTGATGACCGAGATGGGCAAGGCCATGATGGGCACCGGCGAGGCCGGCGGCGAGAACCGCGCCATCTCCGCGGCCGAGGCGGCGATCTCCAACCCGCTGCTGGACGACGTCTCGATGCGCGGGGCGCGCGGCGTGCTCATCAACATCACCGGCGGCGACGACCTGACGCTGTTCGAGGTGGACGAGGCCGCCAACCGCATCCGCGACGAGGTGGACCCCGACGCCAACATCATCTTCGGCTCCACCTTCGATCCCTCGGTCGAGGGCACGATGCGCATCTCGGTGGTCGCCACCGGCATCAACCAGGACGAGGACGAGCAGGGCAACGAGGTCACGGTCGACGTCGCCAGCGGCCAGCGCCGGGGCGGCGGTCAGCCCGCCGGCGGGGGCGAGCCGCGCGAGCGCGCCCAGGCCCAGCCCCAGCCCCGCACGGAACCCCGCACCGAGCCGCGCCGCGAGGCGGTGCAGCCGGAGCCGGCCCAGCGCGAGCCGGAGCCCGAGCCGGTCCAGGCGCGCGAGCCCCGCACCCCGGTCGAGGCCGAGGACCGCGAGGAGGCTTTCATCGCCCCCGCCCCGCAGGAACCGCGTGCCGGAACGCGGGACGAGGGCCCGGGCGTGGCCGGGGGCCGTCGCCGCGACCCCTTCCAGGCGGCCGCGCCGGCCGGCGAGACGCCGGCACCGGAGAGCGGGGAACGCGAGCACGAGCGCGTCGGCCGCGGCCGGGCCGGCAACCTCTTCGACCGCCTAACCGGCGCGGCGCGGATGTTCGGCGACCGCGACAAGAACCGGGACCCGCGCCCGGAACAGCCCACCCGCGCGCGGGTCGCAGAGCCCACGCTCGGCGGCGCGCGCCAGGGCGGTGAGGCCGACGCTGCGGACGCCAGGGCCCCCCGGCGCAGCGAGGCCGCCACGGATCAGCGCTCCAGCGAGGAGGATCAACTCGACATCCCGGCCTTCCTGCGGCGGCAGGCCAACTGA
- the murB gene encoding UDP-N-acetylmuramate dehydrogenase, giving the protein MTAAPARPNHLIDRLPAVRGRLSPDAPLAHTTWFRVGGPAEVLFRPADRDDLAHFLRATPEDVPVTVLGVGSNALIRDGGVRGVVVRLKRGFAEVEPTPDTATLTAGAGALDRTVAVRARKAGIAGLEFYAGVPGTIGGALRMNAGAYGRETKDVLTWAEGIHRETGELHTFAPEAMDLRYRHCGLDTGWIFLRAGFQGHRDDPEAIAARMAEIDRARDDSQPVRTRTSGSTFKNPKGAKAWELIDRAGCRGLRVGGAQVSEKHTNFLINTGGATAADLETLGETVRRRVFETTGVALDWEIRRIGEPAEGGTA; this is encoded by the coding sequence ATGACCGCCGCGCCCGCGCGCCCCAACCACCTGATCGACCGCCTGCCGGCCGTGCGCGGGCGTCTGTCGCCCGACGCGCCGCTGGCGCACACCACCTGGTTCCGCGTGGGCGGCCCCGCGGAGGTTTTGTTCCGGCCCGCGGACCGGGACGACCTGGCGCATTTCCTGCGCGCGACCCCCGAGGACGTCCCCGTCACGGTGCTGGGCGTGGGTTCCAACGCGCTCATCCGCGACGGGGGCGTGCGCGGGGTGGTCGTCCGCCTCAAGCGGGGTTTCGCGGAGGTCGAGCCGACCCCGGACACGGCGACGCTGACCGCCGGGGCCGGGGCGCTGGACCGCACCGTCGCCGTGCGCGCGCGCAAGGCCGGGATCGCGGGGCTGGAATTCTACGCCGGGGTGCCGGGCACGATCGGCGGCGCGCTGCGCATGAACGCGGGCGCCTACGGCCGCGAGACGAAGGACGTGCTCACCTGGGCCGAGGGGATCCACCGCGAGACGGGCGAGCTGCACACCTTCGCGCCCGAGGCGATGGACCTGCGCTACCGCCATTGCGGCCTGGACACCGGGTGGATCTTCCTGCGCGCGGGCTTCCAGGGCCACCGCGACGACCCCGAGGCCATCGCCGCGCGCATGGCGGAGATCGACAGGGCGCGCGACGACAGCCAACCCGTGCGCACGCGCACCAGCGGCTCCACCTTCAAGAACCCCAAGGGCGCGAAGGCGTGGGAGCTGATCGACCGCGCCGGCTGCCGGGGGCTGCGTGTGGGCGGCGCGCAGGTGTCCGAGAAGCACACCAACTTCCTCATCAACACGGGCGGCGCCACGGCGGCGGACCTGGAAACCCTGGGCGAGACCGTGCGCCGGCGCGTCTTCGAGACCACGGGCGTCGCGCTCGACTGGGAAATCCGGCGCATCGGCGAGCCGGCCGAAGGAGGGACGGCATGA
- the murG gene encoding undecaprenyldiphospho-muramoylpentapeptide beta-N-acetylglucosaminyltransferase has product MSAQRGKLIVLAAGGTGGHLFPAQALAHELLERGDRPVLVTDTRGGGFGPELAAQVPTHRVAAAGIIRRDPLHKAMAAAKLAWGYLQARRIVRRLQPDAVVGFGSYAALPTVLASAHAGTRVILHEQNAVAGRANRLLARRTDAIATAFPEVRGLRAADRAKTVMTGNPVRAAIAAIGSKPYAVPNHDGPLRLLVTGGSQGARAFNEVVPAAVARLPESVRSRLQIAQQVRSGDSDEVRARYDGAGVGKLELRTFFDDMPARLQTAHLVIARSGASTVTELAAAGRPAILVPYPFAADDHQTANAEAMVAAGAAWLLPQATLSEDVLAERLGALFAAPDQLVHAAGHARAFGQPDSAKKLADLVTQTAPDGTGAHPGTPDREAAA; this is encoded by the coding sequence ATGAGCGCGCAGCGGGGCAAGCTCATCGTGCTGGCGGCCGGCGGCACCGGCGGGCACCTCTTCCCGGCGCAGGCGCTGGCCCACGAGCTGCTGGAGCGCGGCGACCGCCCCGTGCTGGTGACGGATACCCGCGGCGGCGGCTTCGGGCCGGAGCTGGCGGCGCAGGTGCCCACCCACCGCGTCGCCGCCGCCGGGATCATCCGCCGCGATCCGCTCCACAAGGCCATGGCCGCCGCCAAGCTCGCCTGGGGCTACCTCCAGGCGCGCCGTATCGTGCGCCGGCTGCAGCCCGACGCCGTCGTGGGCTTCGGCAGCTACGCCGCGCTGCCCACGGTGCTGGCGAGCGCCCACGCGGGAACGCGCGTCATCCTGCACGAGCAAAACGCCGTCGCCGGGCGGGCCAACCGCCTGCTGGCGCGCCGGACCGACGCCATCGCCACCGCCTTCCCCGAGGTGCGCGGGCTGCGCGCCGCCGACCGCGCCAAGACGGTGATGACGGGAAACCCCGTGCGCGCGGCCATCGCCGCCATCGGCTCGAAGCCCTACGCCGTGCCCAACCACGACGGGCCGCTGCGCCTGCTCGTCACCGGCGGCAGCCAGGGCGCGCGCGCCTTCAACGAGGTCGTGCCGGCGGCCGTGGCGCGGCTGCCGGAGAGTGTGCGCTCGCGCCTTCAGATCGCGCAGCAGGTGCGCAGCGGCGACAGCGACGAGGTTCGCGCCCGCTACGACGGCGCGGGCGTGGGCAAGCTGGAGCTGCGCACCTTCTTCGACGACATGCCGGCGCGCCTGCAGACGGCGCACCTCGTCATCGCACGCTCGGGCGCCTCGACGGTCACGGAACTGGCCGCCGCCGGCCGTCCGGCGATCCTGGTGCCCTATCCCTTCGCCGCCGACGACCACCAGACCGCCAACGCCGAGGCCATGGTCGCCGCCGGGGCGGCGTGGCTGCTGCCGCAGGCGACGCTGAGCGAGGATGTGCTGGCGGAGCGCCTGGGCGCGCTCTTCGCCGCGCCCGACCAACTCGTCCACGCCGCTGGGCACGCGCGCGCATTCGGGCAGCCGGACTCGGCGAAGAAGCTGGCGGACCTCGTCACGCAAACCGCGCCCGACGGCACGGGCGCCCACCCCGGCACTCCGGACAGGGAGGCCGCGGCATGA
- a CDS encoding outer membrane protein assembly factor BamD, which translates to MTTHGEAVSIMANAPTRGGGIRRLGGLGVVLAALALSGCASDDDPNEYEPGSVGELYNSAMNLMDEERYKKAAKTFDEVERQHPYSVWASKAQLMSAYAHYLNNSYTEAINALDRFIELHPGNRDIAYAYYLKALSYYERIRDVRRDQSMTSQARDALQQVIRRFPDSKYARDAELKMDLVEDHLAGKEMTVGRYYLNKGHYLAAINRFRAVVKDYQTTSHVPEALHRLTEAYLALGMKDEAQKTASVLGHNFPTSEWYVDSYELLTGKDLAPERADDDSWIGKVWHSVI; encoded by the coding sequence GTGACGACACACGGCGAGGCGGTTTCGATCATGGCGAACGCCCCGACCCGCGGCGGCGGCATCCGGCGCCTGGGAGGACTCGGCGTCGTGCTAGCGGCGCTCGCCCTTTCCGGCTGCGCCAGCGACGACGATCCCAACGAGTACGAGCCGGGGTCGGTGGGCGAGTTGTACAACTCGGCCATGAACCTCATGGACGAGGAACGGTACAAAAAGGCCGCCAAGACCTTCGACGAGGTCGAGCGCCAGCACCCGTATTCCGTCTGGGCGTCCAAGGCGCAGCTGATGTCCGCCTACGCCCACTACCTGAACAACAGCTACACCGAGGCGATCAACGCGCTCGACCGCTTCATCGAGCTGCACCCGGGCAACCGGGACATCGCCTACGCCTATTATCTGAAAGCGCTGAGCTACTACGAGCGCATCCGCGACGTGCGCCGCGACCAGTCCATGACCAGCCAGGCGCGCGACGCGCTGCAGCAGGTCATCCGCCGCTTCCCGGACAGCAAGTACGCCCGCGACGCCGAGCTGAAGATGGACCTCGTGGAGGACCATCTGGCCGGCAAGGAGATGACCGTCGGGCGCTACTACTTGAACAAGGGCCACTATCTGGCCGCCATCAACCGCTTCCGCGCGGTGGTGAAGGACTACCAGACCACCAGCCACGTGCCCGAGGCGCTGCACCGCCTGACCGAAGCCTACCTGGCGCTGGGCATGAAGGACGAGGCGCAGAAGACGGCCTCGGTGCTCGGCCACAACTTCCCCACCAGTGAGTGGTACGTGGACAGCTACGAGCTGCTGACCGGCAAGGACCTGGCGCCCGAGCGCGCCGATGACGACAGCTGGATCGGCAAGGTGTGGCACTCGGTGATCTGA
- the recN gene encoding DNA repair protein RecN: protein MLLSLTIRNVVLIERLQIDFGAGLCALTGETGGGKSILLDSLGLALGARADSGLVRQGADKAQVTAQFEVPDGHPARAILEECDLAAAEDEELVLRRSLGANGRGRAYVNDQPVSVSVLRRLGDALIEIQGQFAQRGLMDSGTHRGLLDAYGGLDPRVREVGELYRAWRDAVAAHERAQTELADARQDEEHLRHAIGEIDELAPQEGEEAELAQQRELMMNAERLMGALNQAESELAGGGTGRGAESALAAARRGLERGLDIAGDALDPAVEAIDRSLAEAEEALARIHSVAHRVELDSGEQERIEERYFALKELARKHGCEVDELPALRDQLAQRLATVEHGEAHVAELAEKAEAARTAYLDAARALSEARTAAGHALDAAVNAELPPLRLDKATFRTRVDAQDDPAQWGPSGLDRVAFEVATNPGSAPGPLGRIASGGELSRFLLALKVVLAQVAPERTLVFDEVDSGIGGATADAVGERLARLADGRQILVVTHSPQVAARAHNHWRIGKTEAGATVVTDVDELGPGERREEIARMLAGASITDEARAAADKLMGPAE from the coding sequence ATGCTGCTCAGTCTGACCATCCGCAACGTCGTCCTGATCGAGCGCCTGCAGATCGACTTCGGCGCCGGGCTCTGTGCGCTCACCGGCGAGACGGGCGGCGGCAAGTCGATCCTGCTGGATTCGCTCGGCCTCGCGCTCGGCGCGCGCGCCGACAGCGGCCTCGTCCGCCAGGGCGCGGACAAGGCGCAGGTCACGGCACAGTTCGAGGTTCCCGACGGCCACCCCGCCCGCGCCATTCTGGAGGAGTGCGACCTCGCGGCCGCCGAGGACGAGGAGCTGGTGCTGCGGCGCAGCCTGGGCGCCAACGGGCGCGGGCGCGCCTACGTCAACGATCAGCCCGTTTCCGTGTCGGTGCTGCGGCGGCTGGGCGACGCCCTGATCGAGATCCAGGGGCAGTTCGCCCAGCGCGGCCTGATGGACAGCGGCACCCACCGCGGCCTACTGGACGCCTACGGCGGCCTGGACCCCCGCGTGCGCGAGGTGGGCGAGCTGTACCGCGCCTGGCGGGACGCCGTGGCCGCGCACGAGCGCGCGCAAACGGAGCTGGCGGACGCGCGCCAGGACGAGGAACACCTGCGCCACGCGATCGGGGAGATCGACGAGCTGGCGCCGCAGGAAGGCGAGGAAGCCGAGCTCGCCCAGCAGCGCGAGCTGATGATGAACGCCGAGCGGCTGATGGGCGCGCTCAACCAGGCGGAAAGCGAGCTGGCGGGCGGCGGCACCGGGCGCGGGGCCGAAAGCGCCCTCGCGGCCGCGCGGCGCGGGCTGGAGCGCGGGCTGGACATCGCCGGGGACGCGCTCGATCCGGCGGTGGAAGCCATCGACCGCTCGCTGGCGGAGGCCGAGGAGGCGCTGGCGCGCATCCACTCCGTCGCCCACCGCGTGGAGCTGGACAGCGGCGAGCAGGAGCGCATCGAGGAGCGCTACTTCGCGCTCAAGGAGCTGGCGCGCAAGCACGGCTGCGAGGTGGACGAGCTGCCGGCGCTGCGGGACCAGCTGGCCCAGCGGCTGGCCACCGTGGAGCACGGCGAAGCCCACGTCGCCGAGCTGGCGGAGAAGGCCGAGGCCGCGCGCACCGCATACCTGGACGCGGCGCGCGCCCTTTCCGAGGCCCGCACCGCCGCCGGGCACGCGCTGGACGCGGCCGTGAACGCCGAGCTGCCGCCGCTGCGCCTGGACAAGGCCACCTTCCGCACCCGCGTCGACGCGCAGGACGACCCCGCCCAATGGGGGCCGAGCGGGCTGGACCGCGTCGCCTTCGAGGTCGCGACGAACCCCGGTTCCGCGCCGGGCCCGCTGGGCCGCATCGCCTCGGGCGGCGAGCTGTCGCGCTTCCTGCTGGCGCTCAAGGTCGTGCTGGCCCAGGTGGCGCCCGAGCGCACCCTGGTGTTCGACGAGGTGGACAGCGGCATCGGCGGCGCCACGGCCGACGCCGTGGGCGAACGCCTCGCCCGCCTGGCGGATGGGCGCCAGATCCTGGTGGTCACACACTCGCCCCAGGTGGCGGCGCGCGCGCACAACCACTGGCGCATCGGCAAGACCGAGGCGGGCGCGACCGTGGTGACGGACGTGGACGAACTCGGCCCCGGCGAGCGCCGCGAGGAGATCGCCCGCATGCTGGCGGGCGCCAGCATCACCGACGAGGCGCGCGCAGCCGCCGACAAGCTGATGGGACCGGCCGAATGA
- the murC gene encoding UDP-N-acetylmuramate--L-alanine ligase, with the protein MKHLPLDIGLIHFVGIGGIGMSGIAEILHNLGYRVQGSDLSESAGVRRLRALGIPVSVGHAAENLADAEVVVVSAAVKSDNPEVAAARERRLPVVRRAEMLGELMRLKGAVAVGGTHGKTTTTSMVAALMDAAGLDPTVINGGIINAYGTNARLGDGDWMVVEADESDGSFTKLPATVAVVTNIDPEHLDHFGSEAALHRAFEQFVENIPFYGFAVLCVDHPQVQTLVGRVRDRRVVTYGFGTQADVRAENLSQGSDGASFTVVFSERTEIGPARVDDVRLPMLGRHNVSNALAAITVATELGLDAETLRRAFSGFSGVKRRFTTTGVVDGVTVIDDYGHHPVEIASVLSAARNAGSGRVLAVVQPHRYTRLSNLFNDFCTCFNDADTVVVAPVYPAGEDPLPGVTHTALAAGLREHGHRRVLTINDPEELARLVDAETAAGDTVVCLGAGSITQWAQALPYELERLHTNGRAAGGGS; encoded by the coding sequence ATGAAACACCTGCCCCTCGACATCGGGCTGATCCACTTCGTCGGCATCGGCGGCATCGGCATGTCCGGGATCGCCGAGATCCTGCACAACCTGGGCTACCGCGTGCAGGGGAGCGACCTCTCGGAAAGCGCCGGCGTGCGCCGCCTGCGCGCGCTCGGCATCCCCGTCAGCGTCGGCCACGCCGCCGAAAACCTCGCGGACGCCGAGGTCGTGGTCGTCTCCGCCGCCGTGAAGTCCGACAACCCCGAGGTCGCGGCCGCGCGCGAGCGCCGGCTGCCCGTGGTGCGCCGCGCGGAGATGCTGGGCGAGCTGATGCGCCTGAAGGGCGCCGTCGCGGTCGGCGGCACGCACGGCAAGACGACCACCACCTCAATGGTGGCGGCGCTGATGGACGCGGCGGGCCTCGACCCGACGGTCATCAACGGCGGCATCATCAACGCCTACGGCACCAACGCCCGCCTGGGCGACGGCGACTGGATGGTGGTGGAGGCCGACGAGAGCGACGGCTCCTTCACCAAGCTGCCCGCCACGGTCGCGGTGGTGACCAACATCGACCCGGAGCACCTCGACCACTTCGGCTCGGAAGCGGCGCTGCACCGCGCCTTCGAGCAGTTCGTCGAGAACATCCCCTTCTACGGCTTCGCCGTGCTGTGCGTGGACCACCCGCAGGTGCAGACGCTCGTGGGCCGCGTGCGCGACCGCCGCGTGGTGACCTACGGCTTCGGCACGCAGGCGGACGTGCGGGCGGAAAACCTATCGCAGGGGTCGGACGGGGCGAGCTTCACCGTGGTCTTCAGCGAGCGCACCGAGATCGGCCCGGCGCGCGTGGACGACGTGCGCCTGCCCATGCTCGGCCGGCACAACGTCTCCAACGCCCTGGCGGCGATCACCGTGGCGACGGAGCTGGGCCTGGACGCAGAGACGCTGCGCCGCGCCTTCTCCGGCTTTTCCGGGGTGAAGCGGCGCTTCACCACCACCGGCGTCGTGGACGGCGTCACCGTGATCGACGACTACGGCCACCACCCCGTGGAGATCGCCTCGGTGCTCAGCGCCGCGCGCAACGCGGGCTCGGGGCGCGTGCTGGCGGTGGTGCAGCCGCACCGCTACACGCGCCTGAGCAACCTCTTCAACGACTTCTGCACCTGCTTCAACGACGCCGACACCGTGGTCGTGGCGCCGGTCTACCCGGCGGGCGAGGACCCTCTCCCCGGCGTCACGCACACCGCCCTCGCCGCCGGGCTGCGCGAACACGGCCACCGGCGCGTGCTGACCATCAACGACCCCGAGGAGCTGGCGCGGCTGGTGGACGCCGAAACGGCGGCCGGCGACACCGTCGTCTGCCTGGGCGCCGGCAGCATCACGCAATGGGCGCAGGCCCTGCCCTACGAGCTGGAGCGCCTGCACACCAATGGCCGCGCCGCGGGAGGTGGGTCATGA